ATAAATaagcaggctccataacctaacagaatcatcatcatcctctGATTGTGATACTGCTTCCTTTTTTATCGtttacaatatatttgaaagtgacctttttctccacaactccaacactttacatttggtttgtttggagatttttcttagtttcttgattttgatcgcccatTGTTTGGGTCCTTTGATTTACtccttccccttcgatcaacactgagagcattgcctacTCAATCTCCGATTTCctgtttgcgaatactttcgctaagaactacatctcgaatttcatcgaACTTCAGCTTATTAGATCCTCGTGAACTGCTGAtcgcggcaacaacagtatcccacgactcaggtaaagatgacatcaaaatcaatgccttaatttcatcttcgaaattaatatCTACtgaactcagttgacttacaatcatattgaattcatttatatgaccagcaacagatccacctttagacatttgtagattaaacagtctccgcatcaaatacaccttgttcatagctgACAGTTTCTCATACATATTCAACAACGCCTTCAACAGAtttgacgttgtcttctccttgatgatgttgaacgccacgtttctaGACAGCGTCAATCGGATCAACCCTAAGGTCtgacgatccttgagctttcaCTGCTCCATGGTCAATCGGGTTCTTGAAGATCTTTTTGGTACAGACAATCTTCAAtttgcatcttccagaaactaatcggatccatcaaacttttcaattccaatctttgaaatttccattttcacaTATCGGGGTGAATTTCGCCTccctctgataccagttgttagctctgatcCCAAGGTttacacaaagaacaggagagaaaaaatacaaggagGAATATTTGCTAAATGATTTATTAGTGATGACTTAGTTATgtacaacaacaaaaaaaatgagtatatatatagtttcaatttactaaatataacttccaaagatttaaaccaatataatctaacaaatatatctgtatcaaatctttaccaaatatctGCCATATATATCTTAGATTTTTACGAAATATCATCCAAATGTATCGATCTAGATATCAAGCTCCATATTCCAAGAGTTAAAACATACATTATAGGTAAAATTGGATTCATACGACCgttccaaaaagaaagaagaagctgAGACAAAACTAAAGCCAAACGAGCCCAATATTACGTAGGCCCTGTCGTGCCATTACCTTAggtatttttctatttaatattttcttgaagataacttttttttagttcaatttaAGTGATTGAAAAgcgttgaaatcgttattctaGTTTCTACACTATGAAAtcttcaaaactattaaaactaATCGAAAATCGaacttaaaaatgttttaaaaaatggctcaaaatagTGTCAGGGCACAAACTTAGTTTAGTTATGTCGTCGAGAGTTGGTTCACTTTAACCGCAAATATCATCCTTCTTTATCTTCTAGACAATAGGGCACGAGCATGGTCTTCTCCTTCGATGGTCTGGTTGTGAGCTTTTGTGGTCGAGTTGGTTTCTTCATTGAACTTCTAAATCTCCTTATTACGAacatttgataaaaaaaaattatatattttcatctAGAATCGAAGAAGAATTTAGGACATTAATATCGTTATTTTCAGGCTAATCAAATATACCTCAACTTGAATTCATTTGCTTTCTTGAGACGTATTCAACCTTCGATTCCTTCACGAGCATCAATCTCATTACTTCCACGAAACTATAGGAAAAGGATTTATTCAAAGCTATAAGGTATATGAAGAGAATATGACTTTCAAAGAATTTGATTCGAAACTTAATTTCttaaagaaatacttaaaTGCAATTCATATTTAGACAcggtaagatcccacatcaatcaattggagaggagaacgaaatattttttttataaaggtatggaaacctaTCACTAacggacgcgttttaaaaatcttgaagaagagttgaaagaagacaatatcagctCACCATTACAAatacataaaagaaatttgaacttgaaATAACCACAAAcaagttttatttttgggaATGATGATCAATAATACTTCTACTAAATTAGAGTATCCAAGTGTTGATGGATGCTACCATATGATACCACAAAGGCAAGACTTATAATATCCAAATTCTTGAGTTGGTGCATGCAAGAGCTATTAGCTACAAATATGAGTTTTGGTTGTTCCTTCTCACAAAGAATCAATCCAAAGATCCATTTCTGATACCCAATCATCCCAAAGCTCCCTCTTGTTGCACCCATCTCCATCTGCCATTGCTACCACTTCTTGATCAAATTGGTAGTCCATTTGGATATTCTCCATGCGGATGCTACCACTTTGTTCAACAATTGGTACGTTTTGGTTCTGATTTTGTATCAATATTCCTTGCTTTTCTCCATTTTGATCCTCaacatattctttttcttttgatttgctgctttcttcttgaataGGCTTCCACTTTGTGGAATTTGGCTTCTGATCACCTCCTTGATGACCATTCACCTTCTTGCTCAAATGGCAATTCCAATAGTTCTTGATGTCGTTTGCTGTTCTTCCCGGTAATTTCCCTGCTATGATCGACCACCTAAaacaccaaaaataaaaaatattctcctCTCTCCGAGTTATCCATCTAggcatttcaattttataacatGAACTTTAAGAAAGTTGCAAAGAACGTTGTTCAAATTACCGTAAGATAAAATTAAGTTAAGTTTTAATAAAGCTAAATTCAAGATGAAGTTGAACTTCAAGATACTTTAAGTGGggctttatttgtttttattgatgtatttttaagttttaagatattttatttacatttaggTTACAATTCTTGAAATGAATCATACAAGATCACGAGATTTATTTTGAGGTTATATAATGCTATGTATTTTATCATTCTGATAGTAAAAAGGGAATCtttgtagtttaggttgcatgtttaaaatcatttaaattttacatgatcgatcttccttgtgaagtgatttgaatctcaaacaagttttctttCCGTGAGATATTTAATCAACTAAGCATATCGATCTTACTCTTCCTTGGGTGATTCCTTATCGTTTTAGAGTTTCTGggtatttaaatataaagattTGATTCTTGAATACGGTTGTTAAATCGAATTCCTAAGAGTTACAATCGTTTAGGATGAAATCGTCTTGATTTAGAGGTTTTAGCACTTATGATCTAGGGGTTTGCATACCACGAGGATTTACGAGGATTCTTGATTCCATTTAACTATGGTTTTCATatcttcataaatattttacgtTTAATAAAATCGATGAGAACGAAAATAAAACGTAGAGAATAGATTAATTCGACAAGattattaattcaaaaagtttttttctttaatattcttaatttgtccaaatttttaaaccaatttttacaaaaggaaagaagataaaagagatgataattgaaaaacaaagatAAAACAAGAGCTTGCCTGTTGCCAAGGATATTGTGGAGGTTGAGAATGAGTTCGACTTCTTCGGGTGTAAAACTTCCTCGTTTGATATTAGGACGAAGATAATTCAGCCATCTCAGTCTGCAACTCTTTCGACATCTGTTCAAACCTTTTTCAAATCACGAAAACAACTTAAACTTTAACTTCATACATGATTCTATTAAACAACTTAGATCTCGtttattaactatttaatttttaaattctaaatttttgaaattaagtaTATGAACACTGCTTTctataaatttctttgttaTGCTATCCACTTTCtacctctatttttttttaaaaaaaaatatttttaggagaAATTAACTTCATAATGACGGGAACAACCCAAATAAAGTTCACAACCAACCTAAGGTAATCCTCCAtttttaggttgggttgaattggattgttgacttctttttaaatttttcaataattcaaCTCAACATAAACTTTaatactttaatatatatatatatatgtttgtttatgttattattgtttatgttttatgtttgattATGACTGATAAGttgatatgtttatgttattattgtttatgttttatgtttgattAGGACTGATACGTTGATATGATTCTGGTTATGCCTTGTAATACCTCATATTGTTTCATGTATGATAAATATGAATGAAAGACTATGAATATGTAGGTAC
The sequence above is a segment of the Cucurbita pepo subsp. pepo cultivar mu-cu-16 unplaced genomic scaffold, ASM280686v2 Cp4.1_scaffold001181, whole genome shotgun sequence genome. Coding sequences within it:
- the LOC111786188 gene encoding transcription factor MYB82-like yields the protein MRLVVEATVMDVVDKEGLNRCRKSCRLRWLNYLRPNIKRGSFTPEEVELILNLHNILGNRWSIIAGKLPGRTANDIKNYWNCHLSKKVNGHQGGDQKPNSTKWKPIQEESSKSKEKEYVEDQNGEKQGILIQNQNQNVPIVEQSGSIRMENIQMDYQFDQEVVAMADGDGCNKRELWDDWVSEMDLWIDSL